The Zerene cesonia ecotype Mississippi chromosome 19, Zerene_cesonia_1.1, whole genome shotgun sequence genome has a window encoding:
- the LOC119834586 gene encoding leucine-rich repeat-containing protein 40-like — translation MSRRTPIKSRVKVCNKSVFHLQDKKADDSELSIGLIKSAKRTGQLSLCNRGLGSVPENVWKIDELVMDDTKEVDFARSDQNNWWNCEPLKMLDLSSNVIKTISPNVKLLQDLVTLKLHDNALTCLPSEIGELKSLSNLSLDHNKLKELPMEFYKLTELRWLSISHNELIKIVPDFGDLVMLTFLDLSNNKLSSLPPGMGYLVRLVEINLSHNELVELPPDIVNLRDLKKFNISNNNIKKLPPMGELRKMEILDANHNNIEELPDFYGCNALKEIYLANNFIKAITEEFCDQMQHLNILNIRDNKLEILPENISLLQKLKRLDLTNNNLNQLPRNLGLLSQLQSINMEGNKLSFVRQDVIRGGTDRMMKYLRDRIGEEVVAETRYEAEWPDKYTMKKSQSLMVPGRELTCVPDDVFRAAADAEVHIVDISKNKLVAIPTGITLLNDCLSQLVLSSNSIESVPPEIGALYHLQYLDLGKNCLADLPNELGDLKNLRELVIANNKFAKIPRCVYELDHLEILLAAENQITEINISSDALAKLKRLAVLDLTNNSIMSVPPELGTFTHLRSLELMGNCFRQPRHAILAKGTASILSYLRDRIPV, via the exons ATGTCACGACGAACACCGATAAAATCAAGAGTTAAAGTGTGTAATAAATCTGTTTTTCACCTTCAAGATAAAAAAGCAGATGATAGTGAGCTATCAATTGGCTTAATTAAATCAGCAAAACGTACAGGACAGCTGAGTTTATGCAACAGGGGATTAGGGAGTG TTCCTGAAAATGTGTGGAAAATCGACGAACTTGTTATGGATGACACCAAAGAGGTAGACTTTGCAAGATCAGACCAAAATAATTGGTGGAACTGTGAGCCCTTGAAAATGCTTGATCTCAGCTCCAacgttattaaaacaatatcgcCAAATGTCAAGTTACTACAAGATCTTGTTACCCTCAAG TTACATGATAATGCCTTAACATGCCTACCATCTGAGATTGGAGAGTTAAAGAGCTTGTCAAATCTTAGCTTGGATCATAATAAACTGAAGGAGTTGCCTatggaattttataaactaacaGAATTGAGGTGGTTGAGCATATCACATAatgaacttattaaaattgtacctGATTTTGGTGATTTAGTCATGTTAACATTTCTG gatttatcaaataataaactgtCCTCATTGCCACCTGGTATGGGTTATCTGGTGCGATTGGTCGAAATCAATTTATCCCATAATGAACTAGTGGAACTTCCTCCAGATATTGTTAATTTGAGGG atttaaagaaatttaatataagcaataataatataaagaagttACCGCCGATGGGGGAGTTGAGGAAAATGGAGATATTAGACGCCaatcacaataatattgaaGAGTTACCAGATTTTTATGGGTGTAACGCTCTGAAGGAAATATACTTagctaataattttataaag GCAATTACTGAAGAGTTTTGCGATCAGATGcaacatttgaatatattaaatataagggACAACAAATTGGAAATCTTACCCGAGAACATATCATTGTTACAGAAACTGAAAAGACTCGATCtgactaataataatttaaatca GTTACCTCGGAACTTAGGGCTTCTGTCTCAACTGCAGAGCATAAACATGGAGGGAAATAAGCTGTCGTTTGTGCGACAAGACGTAATTCGCGGCGGCACCGACAGAATGATGAAATACCTGCGGGACAGGATTGGAGAGGAAGTCGTCGCCGAGACCAGATATGAAGCGGAATGGCCTGACAA GTATACAATGAAGAAGAGTCAGTCGCTCATGGTCCCCGGCCGCGAGCTGACGTGCGTCCCCGATGACGTGTTCCGCGCCGCCGCTGACGCTGAGGTGCATATCGTTGACATATCCAAGAACAAGCTTGTTGCTATACCCACCGG CATCACTTTGCTCAACGACTGTCTATCACAGCTGGTTCTATCATCGAACAGTATAGAGAGCGTACCTCCAGAAATCGGTGCTTTATACCATTTGCAGTATTTGGACTTGGGCAAAAATTGCCTTGCTGATCTACCAAATGAACTTGGTGACCTAAAGAACTTGAGAGAACTTGTAATTGCAAATAATAA attcgCAAAAATCCCACGCTGTGTTTATGAGTTGGATCATCTTGAGATTCTATTGGCTGCTGAGAACCAAATAACTGAGATCAATATATCCTCGGACGCGCTCGCTAAGCTGAAGCGGTTGGCGGTTCTCGACCTCACCAATAACAGTATTATGAGTGTGCCGCCTGAGTTGGGGACCTTTACACATTTGAG GTCATTAGAGCTGATGGGTAATTGCTTCAGACAACCTCGACACGCCATTCTGGCTAAGGGCACGGCGTCCATCTTGTCGTACCTCAGAGATCGTATACCGGTCTAG
- the LOC119834490 gene encoding glycoprotein hormone beta-5, which produces MSVRSKICVTLLVLALWCLIVTCNGAPSSARCKPKRYSHKAVQTDFNGLRCWDEVKIMSCWGYCLSYEISHWQFPYKESHHPVCVHGERKHSSVKLRHCDPGVEPGTEVYHYVEAASCKCQVCSSEDTSCEWLPPDSTLIDGLLREQLEDIE; this is translated from the exons ATGAGTGTCAGGAGTAAAATATGTGTTACATTGCTTGTCCTGGCATTGTGGTGCTTAATTGTAACCTGCAATGGTGCACCGTCTAGCGCTAGATGCAAACCTAAGCGATACTCACATAAAGCTGTGCAGACTGACTTCAACGGTCTGCGATGCTGGGatgaagtaaaaataatgtcttgCTGGGGTTATTGTTTGTCCTACGAA ATATCTCATTGGCAGTTCCCTTATAAAGAATCTCATCATCCTGTATGTGTGCATGGTGAGAGAAAGCACTCTTCGGTCAAGTTGCGTCATTGTGACCCTGGAGTGGAACCTGGAACAGAAGTGTATCATTACGTTGAAGCAGCTAGCTGTAAATGTCAG gTATGCTCATCAGAAGACACTAGTTGTGAATGGCTTCCACCAGACTCTACTCTTATTGACGGCTTATTGAGAGAACAACTGGAAGATATTGAATAA
- the LOC119834577 gene encoding uncharacterized protein LOC119834577 — protein sequence MLDPWNDQSLLPPPINTFFCKHKLDLKELTYTTNNIVHILSRQSPLHKESAILSRFLYKFDKKFRNDIGYRNFKKVNTALKKYLTLNLLKDVENFSSYLPKENDNELYLPTRQMLEYILIRIVSFSKLMLRIVVCSKQSAIFYLDRIKRGESHWMCLMPYALLSRIWSMSLVLLQHSCNWYNQLHQVVDKLEVKGLPFLPLDYKLPDDLEEWLDMKNLNSHCSFNWTCKIKINIEAIAMEDDSGDLCESILDYVSQINENTDTADEHDIKLPSIIETFHTEDVQLKQSDVGVAVPRNILGKSADPPVGNKNKAAIHSIDTVTNFNSLKDFINKEEVLRNELNDNALTSHLSFMQWQALKTCLLNLDTNKNVPRKLQRKVERIWQEKCLDYK from the exons ATGCTGGACCCATGGAATGATCAATCATTGTTACCGCCGCcgataaacacatttttttgtaaacacaAATTAG atttaaaagaattaacCTATACTACAAACAACATAGTTCATATTTTATCTAGGCAATCCCCTTTACACAAAGAAAGTGCTATATTATCCAGATTCTTATACAAATTTGACAAGAAATTTCGAAATGATATTGGTTACCGTAATTTTAAGAAGGTAAATACAGCACTGAAGAAATATTTGACTTTAAACCTTTTGAAGGATGTAGAAAATTTTTCATCGTATTTACCAAAAGAAAACGACAATGAACTATATCTACCTACGAGGCAAATGctagaatacattttaataagaattgtGTCATTTTCTAAATTGATGCTCAGAATTGTAGTTTGCTCCAAGCAATCTGCTATTTTTTACTTAGATAGAATAAAGCGAGGAGAGAGTCATTGGATGTGTCTAATGCCCTATGCGTTACTGAGTAGAATATGGTCAATGTCCCTTGTGCTGTTACAACATTCATGCAATTGGTATAATCAGCTCCATCAAGTTGTAGATAAGCTTGAAGTAAAAGGCTTACCTTTTTTACCTCtagattataaattacctGATGATTTGGAGGAATGGTtagatatgaaaaatttaaacagcCATTGCAGCTTTAACTGgacttgtaaaattaaaattaacattgaaGCAATTGCAATGGAAGATGATTCTGGAGATTTATGTGAGAGTATTTTGGACTATGTAAGTCAGATCAATGAAAATACAGACACCGCTGATGaacatgatataaaattaccttCTATTATTGAAACATTTCATACTGAAGATGTACAACTAAAACAGTCTGATGTAGGTGTAGCAGTTCCTAGAAATATTTTAGGTAAATCTGCAGATCCACCAGTgggcaataaaaataaagctgcTATTCACTCAATTGACAcagtaacaaattttaattctttaaaagaCTTTATCAATAAAGAAGAAGTTTTAAGGaatgaattaaatgataatgCCTTAACCAGTCATCTTAGTTTTATGCAATGGCAAGCATTAAAAACTTGTTTGCTTAATCTTGATACCAATAAGAATGTACCCCGGAAGCTACAGAGGAAGGTCGAAAGAATATGGCAAGAAAAATGTTTggattacaaataa
- the LOC119834313 gene encoding uncharacterized protein LOC119834313, which translates to MGNTQAGEKHPKTGKSPAKGRHFMRNLNKRASGRENKKHGRKKSAKRETIDKEFDKTSESDNNETIEASDNDTVECVFKTSRVEGSAERSVQSEVTVTRCVRSPTRDHSPGVSAPPLPPVISPANGSTSDSVFTDPLTPLAVELNQCYYSAESDSAHDELPRTLTPPPADARPHSDFSSDDTDMPHEENVSLSARDIIEKEKSDVFDDGSDRDESEKVMGTLFSKSREEPFDRRTHECNHDFLDNRLKASAGQASFTLSRHRKVELPPVAAESSLDLLDTEKDRRHSSVSDAPMTESNVLRKVASLTLDKHTESKVVRPKFVPEKLDFQLYEKFEGQMLLNWFVSSAEANFSKNISNSQDLRILAIQYCTHLLAAGVLRQICDKDAPTDKIFKPNLMYYWAHMEPPVAQSIAPGRLHTSSWPPQKEPFSGKQIQSYQTMNTQQFYSLNNNEDISDITEAKLVIADLKRKLLELEQQLENYKELSIGVTESKSWKPNYASEQSNLCAIDLVSREVQTNNTNDHARLADKSVINASKPDSLIRTSVNSDCNIALSKLDYKNDSNNTNKELEHEQRSLKIENYCKLNKSREYNLALRNDNSLDPETRSSNDIITNKLEKQHINETQKINRLSNNNQNQNINLICDSSSDASYVSTTTELIGNLNSIIKDTDKNDFRSLSPPTTEVLYTKIDTNNQFSSEPLSLDLSQSEQSWKSIETENKEDDGATSISPNDHFEDKKENNSQALCHKDVANQELIETPLHISEKLKDKSLQHTDPQPPPLPGMSPPPPPTPGTKSSDHQDEQSFVSPPKDVQPPHAKSCRKFDVPSSTSFIPPPPPMPAMDAAVLASSELSTVPCKATPHSTIPKIETSHSTIVPPPPSIPDREPTPCTVPAAPPMHSESVTDPQKSVTRQQHLPVFGMVPPPPPMPEMCPPPPPMPGMAPPPPPMPGMAPPPPP; encoded by the exons ATGGGCAATACACAGGCAGGGGAAAAGCATCCTAAAACCGGGAAATCACCTGCAAAAGGCAGGCATTTTATGAGAAACCTTAATAAACGGGCGTCAGGGAGGGAAAATAAAAAGCACGGTCGTAAAAAGAGCGCAAAACGCGAGACAATCGATAAGGAATTCGATAAAACATCAGAATCAGATAACAATGAAACTATTGAGGCATCCGATAACGATACGGTCGAGTGCGTGTTTAAAACATCGCGAGTGGAGGGGAGCGCGGAGAGGAGTGTGCAGTCAGAGGTAACGGTGACCAGGTGCGTGCGGTCACCGACCCGCGACCACTCGCCCGGCGTCTCCGCACCGCCGCTGCCTCCTGTCATTTCGCCCGCGAACGGTTCCACCTCCGACTCAGTGTTCACAGACCCTCTCACGCCGCTCGCCGTCGAGCTAAACCAATGCTATTACTCTGCAGAAAGTGACAGCGCGCACGACGAGCTCCCGCGCACCCTCACTCCCCCGCCGGCTGATGCGCGCCCGCATTCCGACTTTTCCTCTGACGACACAGACATGCCACACGAGGAAAATGTTTCCTTGTCAGCTCGcgatattatagaaaaagaaaaaagtgaCGTATTCGATGACGGAAGTGACAGGGATGAAAGTGAAAAGGTTATGGGcactttattttcaaaatcgagAGAGGAGCCGTTTGACCGTAGAACGCATGAGTGCAATCATGATTTCCTTGATAACCGGTTAAAAGCATCCGCCGGGCAAGCCTCATTCACGCTGTCCAGACATCGGAAGGTCGAACTGCCCCCAGTCGCCGCAGAATCATCACTCGACTTATTAGACACCg aaaaaGATAGGCGCCATTCAAGTGTTAGCGACGCTCCAATGACGGAATCCAACGTGCTCAGAAAAGTGGCATCATTGACTTTGGACAAACACACAGAGAGTAAAGTCGTGCGTCCCAAATTTGTTCCTGAGAAGCTAGATTTTCAACTGTACGAAAAATTTGAAG GGCAGATGCTTTTAAATTGGTTTGTATCGTCAGCTGAAGCAAATTTTTCAAAGAACATATCTAATAGCCAAGATCTAAGAATACTTGCTATCCAATACTGTACCCACCTACTAGCAGCTGGAGTGCTGCGCCAAATATGTGATAAGGATGCACCCACAGACAAGATATTTAAG CCTAACTTAATGTATTACTGGGCACACATGGAACCTCCAGTTGCTCAATCTATTGCACCAGGTCGTCTACATACCTCATCATGGCCTCCTCAAAAAGAACCTTTTTCTGGCAAACAAATTCAGTCTTATCAAACAATGAATACTCAgcaattttatagtttaaacaACAATGAAGACATCAGTGATATTACAGAAGCAAAACTTGTTATTGctgatttaaaaagaaaacttctAGAATTAGAACAACAAttggaaaattataaagaactgTCAATAGGTGTTACTGAAAGCAAGAGCTGGAAACCAAATTATGCTTCTGAGCAAAGCAATTTATGTGCAATTGATTTGGTGAGTCGAGAAGTGCAaactaataatacaaatgatCATGCTAGGCTGGCTGATAAATCTGTGATAAATGCATCGAAACCTGATTCATTAATAAGGACAAGTGTAAATAGTGATTGTAATATAGCATTAAGTAAATTAGATTACAAAAATGATagcaataatacaaataaggaACTGGAACATGAACAGAGATCtttgaaaatagaaaactATTGCAAGTTGAACAAAAGCAGAGAATATAATCTCGCATTAAGAAATGATAATTCACTAGACCCCGAAACACGGAGCagtaatgatataattacaaacaaattggaaaaacaacatattaatgagacacaaaaaattaatagattatcaaacaataatcagaatcaaaatataaatttaatatgtgatAGTTCATCTGATGCGTCATATGTTAGTACCACCACAGAGTTAATTGGTAACCTAAATAGCATTATCAAAGATACTGATAAGAACGATTTTAGGTCTCTTAGTCCTCCAACAACAGAAGTTTTGTATACTAAAATTGACACtaataatcaattttcatCAGAACCTTTATCACTAGATTTATCGCAATCTGAACAGAGCTGGAAATCAATTGAAACTGAAAACAAAGAAGATGATGGTGCTACATCTATATCACCAAATGACCATTTTGAAGATAAGAAGGAAAATAATTCTCAGGCATTGTGTCATAAAGATGTAGCTAACCAAGAATTAATAGAAACACCCTTACACATATCTGAAAAATTGAAAGATAAATCACTTCAGCACACAGATCCACAACCACCACCATTACCTGGAATGTCCCCACCGCCGCCACCCACACCCGGAACAAAATCATCTGACCATCAGGATGAACAATCATTTGTATCTCCCCCGAAAGATGTTCAACCACCACATGCAAAAAGCTGTAGAAAATTTGATGTTCCTTCTTCAACTTCCTTTataccaccaccaccacctaTGCCTGCTATGGATGCTGCAGTATTGGCATCATCTGAATTATCTACTGTACCTTGCAAAGCAACCCCACATTCCACTATTCCTAAAATAGAAACATCACATAGTACTATTGTTCCACCGCCACCATCAATTCCAGACAGGGAACCAACCCCCTGTACAGTACCAGCAGCACCCCCAATGCATAGTGAGAGTGTAACAGATCCTCAAAAATCGGTTACAAGACAACAGCATCTACCCGTGTTTGGAATGGTGCCTCCACCACCTCCAATGCCTGAGATGTGTCCACCACCACCTCCAATGCCAGGAATGGCTCCACCACCACCTCCAATGCCAGGAATGGCTCCACCACCACCTCCA